The following nucleotide sequence is from Anolis sagrei isolate rAnoSag1 chromosome 11, rAnoSag1.mat, whole genome shotgun sequence.
AGGCCTTCAAGGTCCTTCAGAACCTTCTCAGGTATTTACAGAACCTCTctatataatagtaacaatatATCTCACCCTATCTTcccgtggggactcagggtggtttccaacaaacattcagtgccataataataaaacattactatgaaaattaaaaaatgacATCACAAAAATTAAGATTTTGAACCTAAACATCAAAAGGAAAGTGTGTATAGGTCTTCCAGAACCTCTCCAAGCATTTATGGGGACATTGGGACCTTATCTAGGCATTTATGGATCATCTAGAACCTTTTCTAAGAACCTTCTCTAGGTACTGATGGGGCTATCTGAAccttctctaggcatttataggtTCTCCAGGACCTTCCTAAGCCTTTATAGGGCCATCTGAACCTTCTCTAGCCATTTATAGTTCCTCCAGAACCTCTAAGCATTTATAGGGCCATCAGAACCCTCTCTGGGCATTTGTAGGTCCCCCAGAACCTCTCTAAGCATTTATAGAGCCATCAGAACTTTATCTAGGCTTTTATCGGTCCTCCATAACACCTCTTAAGCATTTATAAGGGCATCATAACCTTCACTAGCCATTTAAAGTTCCTGCAGAATGTCTCCATTTATAGAACCTTCTCTAGGCATTGATAGGGCCACCAGAAACTTTCTTAGTCTTTTACGGGTCCTCCAGAATGATTCTATGGGACCATATAATCGCagtggaggacctaaagattcctctCTAAGAATCTCCGAAGTTTTTTGTAGACATTTCTAGGGCTACCCGGAGATCTCTGCATATTTGTAGGTACTCCAGAAGCTGTCTTAGTCATTTTTAGGGCCACTAGAAGCTCTCTAGGCATGTACAGATCCTCCAGAACCTCTCTCGGCATCCATAGGTCCTCCAGGACGATTCTATTGGATGATAGAGTCGCATTAGAGGACCAAAAGAATCAGAGTttgaggagacctcatgggctatccaggcAAAGATGCCTCTTCTAGAATGTCTATGTACCAGCTACCCATGTATAGGTCCACCAGAATGTCTCAAGACATATATAGGTTCTCCAGAATGAGTCTAGTCACACCTGACTACAAAGCTGTGCTGAAGGGACCTGGAAAAAACATTTCTCAGCACATTGAAAAGTCCTCCATTGCAATGCTGCGGGGGCCCTACTCCGAAAGAGACTTACCCGGAGTGGTGGAATGCAAGCAGATGAAGTCACTCTCCAAGTGGGCCTTCTGAACGGCATCCTCTTTGTAATTTCCAGGCAAGGTCAAATTGATGGTCGGAGCCACTGGCACCACCGAATCACTCACGTAAGTGATGCCTTTGTTAGCTGGAGGAACAAAAGTTGGATGAAAAGAGGAGAAACGTTCAAAGGACTACAAGCCAGgaagaaagttgttgttgttgccagttGCTGATAAGGAGGCACCAATGACAACAAAGATGGAAAGAGCAGTGTGCATGAAATAGTTTTGGGAAATTTTAACtagtcccttctctttctctctctctctctccccccccccccttacaaatTGCATTTCTCAAGTACGGCACTTTTCCTTGCCCACCCCGCAGAGAGAGCTGTCCAAATAAACCTATTGTATATCTGACTTCCTCGCCTCGTAATGTCTTAATCGGATAGAGACCTTTTTTGAAAAGAGACACAGCAATGAGTATCAATGATCTAGAGCAACTGCAGTAAgttgggactagatggcctctaggGAAGACGGCGGGAATGACTTCGCCCCCAGAAAGACACCCAACCTACTTCCGCGGCAGGCCTGGATGATGACCACCTTGGGCTTCTCGTACAGAGCGCGGCAGCTATTGTTGTTAAAGATGGAGAAGACCTCATCGATGGGGAGGATATCGGAGTCCTTGTCATGGCTCTGGATGCCGCAAAGCCCATCCCGGATGCCATGGGACATCAGAACCAGGAAGGTGCTGTCCGAGGCCTTGTGCTCCTCCCGGGCCGCAAAGTCCCTCAAGCAGGCAGCCATGTCCTGAAAGTGGCAATGTGTGTCAAGCTATGGTAGAGCAACAGGGCTAGCAAACATCCTCGGCATTCACTTGATACCATAGCATAGTGGGCATATTAATcatatttgcagatgacaccaaacttctaggctgcatcaagaggagtctattGTCTAGATGTTGAAACGAGTCATAGTACTTCTTGTAATGGTATGTCTTGTATCTTCACTTGTATATGCCCAtacttacatatacatacacacacacacacacacacacacacacaaacacgtgTGTGTGTTTAGCTGTCTATTTAgaattccctatctatctatctatctatctatcttacttacttaggtgatccctcattgtccgagtaggatgatCCTCCAGTGTgcggtggatctgtaggtgactgtggagcccaattcttgatctgtatcttctcccacagtgagggcattggtttccagatggaagtcagtcccggttggggttggcttgatgcaccttcctcttggcacgtttctctctttcgccctccattcgtgcctcttcaaattctacagcactgctgatcacagctgtcctccagctggagcgctcaagggccagggcttcccagttctcagtgtctatgccagagtttttaaggttggctttgagcccatctttaaatctcttttcctgtccaccaatgttccgttttccgttcttgagttcggagtagagaaactgctttgggagacagcatttttccgaatgaagcagagagtgtttgaggaccgggacatccgtagggagatcaaggggcttgtttataaagctattcccctcccaaccctgctatacgcctgcaagacgtggactacaGACGTCAgatgcaacttctggaatgactccatcagcgttgcctccggaaaaacctccaaatctcctgggaagacaggaggacaaacgTGAgcatgctggaggaagcaaagaccaccagcattgaagcaatggacctccgccatcaactcctctggaccggccatgttgtccggatgcccgaccaccatctcccaaagcagttgctctactccaaactcaagaacagaaaacggaatgttggtggacaggaaaagagatgtaaagatgggctcaaagccaaccttaaaaactctggcatagacactgagaactgggaagccctggtccttgagcgcttcagctggaggtcagctgtgaccagcagtgctgtagaatttgaagaggcacgaatggaggtcgaaagagagaaacgtgccaagaggaaggcatgtcaagccaaccccaaccaggaccattttccacctggaaaccaatgccctcactgcgggagaacatgcaagtcaaCAAGagagctccacagtcatctacggatccaccgccagaacactgaccttggaggaccatcatcctcagacaatgagggatcgcctaagtatgtacgtaagtaagtaaatcagattcctagagttgaaagacactccaaaggtcatccaaaatTATGCATGTATCTGTAACAACTTTCAAAGGCAGGaccgcacaatgaaacaggaagtgacactttcaaaccaggaaaaggaTTTTTTCAAAATTGTGTTATAGGGTGTGATAATCATAATCGTCCCCCTCGAATCTGTTTTGGTCAGGCTGCACCTGGAATGGTGTTCTGCCCGTTTCTGACTCCCTTCTACCTTTGCGGTCAAGTCGGTCTTGGTCTCGACTCGGTATCCCAGTCCTTCCAGGAGGAGGGTCATCTCCTTCAGGTCcacctcggctcctcctcgcttgtCGAGGTGGGCAAATGTGATGTTGCAGATGATCAGCGCCAGGCGGGTCCGGGTCCGTGGGTCCCCAAGAGGATAGATCTGCATTGCGGGAGTCAAAACCCAGTTTCAGTCACGGCTTAGCTGGGCATGAGCCAAGACTGTGACGCTGCAgtggaaaaggccaatgcgattccaTGCTGCATCGATTATAATAAATGGAAGTTCTGTTTTGGCGAAGGTATCCTCACCTCTTCAGCTTCCTTGGCTTGTATCTCCCGACACAGGTCCGGTGGGCAAAGCTTCATCCCATTCCTGGACTCCGGTACACAAATGGCTTTGGCCTCTGTGCTTCTTTGGGGCTCCGGTTGTCCTGAAAGCACAAAGCAAGAGGTTTTGACTTAGGGAATGACATCAAATTGGCTTTTTCTGCCACCGTATCACACTCTGGGCTCAGTGTGTGAGCCACTCAGTCCCAAGATCCCTTTCTAATAGATAATAGAATGAGAGATAAAGACACTGTTGTAGCTCAGCAAGCGTAGTTCAGAGGAGGGGATGATAGGTTTCAAAGTGAGTTTCAAAGTGAGGAGTCTGTGAGTGAAcggagagaattgcaggcagGTGAGGCCGATGTTTTGGATTCGTTTTCAGGCAACAGTGGAAAGCGAAAATTCCCTTGAGAAAAGACCTTGggcagatggggagttttcccaggaaaatagattaggcctgagaacgcaaggagtgaaaaatagacaaaCTAGATATTCACAAAGAGACCACGATaagaccttgaagtccaggtgtcttcggcatgatctcatggacAGGCTTAAATTAAGCACTTTGGCTTCAAACCACTTAAGGGATTGAACTGTGCCTTA
It contains:
- the LOC132763419 gene encoding caspase-1-like, translating into MADKKLSEVRVQFVAGVNKAVVAQMVDDLLCEGVLNDEEADEVKENPKKQDQARVLLDHARRKGHRASQAFIQSLCTRDVFLAERLELTNTQPSGQPEPQRSTEAKAICVPESRNGMKLCPPDLCREIQAKEAEEIYPLGDPRTRTRLALIICNITFAHLDKRGGAEVDLKEMTLLLEGLGYRVETKTDLTAKDMAACLRDFAAREEHKASDSTFLVLMSHGIRDGLCGIQSHDKDSDILPIDEVFSIFNNNSCRALYEKPKVVIIQACRGTNKGITYVSDSVVPVAPTINLTLPGNYKEDAVQKAHLESDFICLHSTTPDNVSWRSPERGSVFIVELIKQIKAHAWNRNLEDIFRKVLQAFANNPPLQMPSKDRTTLTRKFYLFPGN